A stretch of Deltaproteobacteria bacterium DNA encodes these proteins:
- a CDS encoding AbrB/MazE/SpoVT family DNA-binding domain-containing protein, with translation MEIVKVSPKYQVVVPLRIRKSLGIKAGTKVHVLQYENRIEYIPVKDIKKMRGFLQGIDTTIIREKDRI, from the coding sequence ATGGAAATAGTAAAAGTTTCTCCAAAATATCAAGTGGTTGTACCTCTGAGGATAAGGAAATCATTGGGAATCAAAGCTGGCACAAAAGTCCATGTTCTACAATATGAAAATCGTATAGAGTATATACCGGTAAAAGACATAAAAAAAATGCGCGGTTTTCTACAAGGTATTGATACCACTATAATAAGAGAAAAAGATAGAATATGA